A single genomic interval of Mucilaginibacter boryungensis harbors:
- a CDS encoding MBOAT family protein produces the protein MVVAIYAVYAIFQYEHPIFKMLAIIATTFTAMKVIAATEDYKDRRLTLTFIQWLAFAVGWAGMRAQPFEKLGAGPLPNAWYMVRFGISRVIGGGLIVLLARYITTLPLNRSITHFAVSVLLLTGFSLILHFGMLGISAGMWRFSGVNTYFLFRAPAKATSLTEFWSKRWNIAFSEMTSLTIFRPLKNKIGAPAALMLAFMFSGLLHELALSVPVNSGYGLPMLYFIIQGALVLLEKALNYNKVMFLRHKALAHIWTLFWVIAPSPLLFHAKFIKEIVWPLAGLTF, from the coding sequence ATGGTCGTAGCGATTTATGCCGTTTATGCTATTTTTCAATACGAGCACCCCATTTTTAAAATGTTGGCTATAATTGCTACAACCTTTACAGCCATGAAAGTGATAGCGGCAACCGAAGATTACAAAGACCGTCGCCTTACATTAACTTTTATACAATGGCTAGCATTTGCCGTAGGCTGGGCAGGTATGCGCGCGCAGCCTTTTGAAAAACTGGGTGCTGGCCCGCTACCAAATGCGTGGTACATGGTGCGGTTCGGTATCAGCAGGGTTATTGGGGGCGGGCTTATTGTTTTGCTGGCACGTTACATAACTACCCTGCCATTGAATAGGTCGATAACCCATTTTGCCGTGAGTGTTTTATTATTAACAGGCTTTAGCCTGATATTACATTTCGGTATGCTGGGTATCAGCGCGGGTATGTGGCGGTTTTCTGGGGTAAATACATATTTTCTATTTCGCGCACCGGCTAAAGCAACCAGTTTGACCGAGTTTTGGAGTAAACGCTGGAACATTGCTTTTAGTGAGATGACATCACTAACCATATTTCGCCCGTTGAAAAATAAAATTGGCGCCCCCGCCGCGCTAATGCTTGCCTTTATGTTTTCAGGGTTGTTACACGAATTAGCTTTAAGTGTGCCGGTAAATAGTGGCTACGGGTTACCTATGCTATATTTTATCATCCAGGGAGCATTGGTATTGTTAGAAAAAGCGTTGAACTACAATAAGGTAATGTTTTTACGGCATAAAGCGCTGGCGCATATCTGGACTTTGTTTTGGGTAATAGCGCCGTCACCTTTATTGTTTCATGCAAAATTTATAAAGGAAATAGTTTGGCCACTGGCCGGGCTTACATTTTAA
- a CDS encoding DUF2461 domain-containing protein: MTENTLPVFPKSSFDFMGQLQSNNNREWFALNKEVYQDEKQKVEFFLDELLNDLNKHDVIETPSARKSLYRVYRDIRFSKDKTPFCPGWLGRFKRATKYRRGGYYYHFEPGHSFVIGGFWGPSAQDLKLVRDDIAFDATPLRNILQSQSFKSTFGTLQGDKLKTTPKGYPADHEAIDLLRYKQYLIIRRFTDEEVLSRDFFMVVSQALKNMRPFFDYMSEVLTVDVNGLPL, from the coding sequence ATGACCGAAAACACGCTGCCTGTATTCCCAAAATCAAGCTTCGATTTTATGGGCCAATTGCAAAGCAACAATAATCGAGAGTGGTTTGCATTGAATAAGGAAGTCTATCAGGATGAAAAGCAAAAGGTTGAATTTTTTCTGGACGAGTTATTGAACGACCTGAACAAGCACGATGTGATTGAAACGCCGTCGGCAAGGAAAAGCCTGTACCGTGTTTACAGGGACATCAGGTTTTCTAAAGATAAAACCCCATTTTGCCCGGGTTGGCTTGGCCGGTTTAAACGTGCTACTAAATACAGGCGCGGTGGCTACTACTATCATTTCGAGCCAGGGCACAGCTTTGTTATCGGCGGCTTTTGGGGGCCAAGTGCGCAGGATTTGAAATTGGTGCGGGATGACATTGCTTTTGATGCCACGCCATTGCGAAACATCCTTCAAAGCCAGTCGTTTAAAAGCACGTTTGGTACCTTGCAGGGCGATAAATTGAAAACTACGCCCAAGGGATACCCTGCAGATCATGAAGCGATAGACCTGCTGCGTTATAAACAGTACCTTATCATCAGGCGGTTTACCGATGAGGAAGTTTTAAGCAGGGATTTTTTTATGGTAGTAAGCCAGGCACTCAAAAATATGCGGCCCTTTTTTGATTACATGAGCGAAGTACTGACCGTAGATGTGAACGGGCTTCCATTATAA
- a CDS encoding DUF4202 domain-containing protein — MNKLYTAFQLFDDYNKQDPRNFEWQCVSYPQEYFFAIKLYEWVLKLNPNADEELLLASRSQHIGRWEIPRENYPEGREPYLKWRKDLALHHVAITGALMKQAGYNDEQIERVSQIILKKRLKVDADVQTMENALCLVFLEYQYEDFRKKYEAEPDKMINILRKSLLKMDSHGHSFALQLNYTPEGLLLVQQALQQLA, encoded by the coding sequence ATGAATAAATTATATACCGCTTTTCAGCTTTTTGACGATTATAATAAGCAAGACCCCCGCAATTTTGAATGGCAGTGCGTTAGCTATCCGCAGGAATATTTTTTTGCTATTAAACTGTATGAGTGGGTATTAAAACTAAACCCCAATGCTGATGAGGAATTGCTTTTGGCTTCGCGCAGCCAGCATATAGGCCGTTGGGAAATACCGCGCGAAAATTATCCCGAAGGACGCGAACCATACCTGAAGTGGCGGAAAGACCTTGCCCTGCACCATGTAGCTATAACGGGCGCTTTAATGAAACAGGCCGGTTATAATGATGAGCAGATAGAACGTGTAAGCCAGATCATCCTGAAAAAACGCTTGAAAGTTGATGCTGATGTACAAACTATGGAAAACGCGCTTTGCCTGGTATTCCTGGAATATCAATATGAAGATTTCAGAAAGAAGTACGAAGCTGAACCCGACAAGATGATCAATATCCTGCGTAAATCTTTATTAAAAATGGATAGCCATGGGCATAGCTTTGCATTGCAATTAAATTATACGCCGGAGGGGCTTCTGCTGGTACAGCAAGCTCTACAACAACTGGCGTAA
- the hisD gene encoding histidinol dehydrogenase, producing MLTFIKKGKSDTELKEADAKVKEIVSNIIKDIEANGDVAVRSLSEKFDHWSPASFRLSEDQIKEIVSSVPQQVIDDIKFAQQQIKNFATKQRASIQDIEYETLPGVFLGHKNIPVNSAGCYIPGGRYPMVASAHMSILTAKVAGVKRVIACTPPINGKVPAATICAMYLAGADEIYLLGGVQAVCAMAIGTETIKPVDMIVGPGNAYVAEAKKQLYGRVGIDLFAGPTEVLVIADETSDAEIIATDLLGQAEHGPTSPAALITTSEKLAHETLAEIEKQLLVLPTADIAGVAWRDNGSVIIVADEKEAVEVADMLAYEHVEVLTKNPDYFLQNMTNYGALFLGPETNVAYGDKVIGTNHTLPTNKAARYTGGLWVGKFLKNCTYQRCTPEAGAFVGEYAMRLCEIEGFMGHKEQAALRVRRHGKKAEKMNT from the coding sequence ATGTTAACATTTATTAAAAAAGGAAAAAGCGATACCGAGCTTAAGGAAGCCGATGCGAAGGTTAAGGAAATTGTAAGCAATATTATTAAAGATATTGAAGCAAACGGCGATGTTGCAGTGAGGAGCCTATCAGAAAAATTTGATCACTGGTCACCAGCAAGTTTCCGCCTTAGCGAAGACCAGATCAAAGAGATCGTTAGCTCGGTACCCCAGCAGGTGATCGACGATATCAAATTTGCCCAGCAGCAAATAAAAAACTTTGCCACTAAACAAAGGGCATCAATTCAGGATATTGAATACGAAACACTGCCCGGTGTGTTTTTAGGGCATAAAAACATTCCGGTTAACAGTGCCGGTTGCTATATTCCCGGCGGCAGGTATCCCATGGTTGCTTCGGCGCACATGAGTATCCTTACGGCTAAGGTTGCCGGCGTGAAGCGGGTAATTGCATGCACACCGCCCATCAACGGTAAAGTTCCGGCTGCCACTATATGTGCTATGTATTTGGCCGGTGCCGATGAGATATACTTATTGGGCGGGGTACAGGCTGTTTGCGCTATGGCCATAGGTACTGAAACCATAAAACCGGTTGATATGATTGTTGGTCCCGGCAACGCCTATGTAGCCGAGGCTAAAAAGCAATTGTATGGAAGGGTTGGGATCGATCTATTTGCAGGGCCAACCGAGGTGCTGGTAATTGCCGACGAAACATCGGACGCTGAAATAATTGCTACCGACCTGCTTGGCCAGGCCGAGCACGGCCCTACATCTCCCGCAGCATTGATAACCACATCAGAGAAACTGGCACACGAAACCCTGGCGGAAATTGAGAAACAACTTTTAGTATTACCTACGGCCGATATTGCCGGTGTGGCCTGGCGCGATAACGGATCGGTAATTATTGTGGCAGATGAAAAAGAGGCGGTAGAAGTGGCCGATATGCTTGCTTACGAACATGTGGAAGTGCTTACTAAAAATCCGGACTATTTCCTGCAAAACATGACTAATTATGGTGCGCTTTTCCTTGGCCCCGAAACGAACGTGGCCTACGGCGATAAAGTAATCGGCACTAATCATACGCTTCCTACAAATAAAGCAGCCAGGTATACCGGCGGCCTGTGGGTTGGCAAGTTTCTTAAAAACTGCACCTATCAGCGCTGCACGCCCGAAGCTGGTGCCTTTGTTGGGGAATATGCCATGCGCTTATGCGAGATAGAAGGTTTTATGGGCCATAAAGAGCAAGCCGCATTGCGTGTACGGAGACATGGGAAGAAAGCTGAAAAAATGAACACTTAA
- a CDS encoding FAD-binding and (Fe-S)-binding domain-containing protein has product MLTFFQSIAHKFSGELYYDGSALHQTQLLAYSTDASVYQEKPLAVALPKNNADVKLLINLALQHNLTLIPRAAGTSLAGQVVGNGIVVDISKYFNQVVEINKEEKWVRVQPGVIRDDLNHYLKPHGLMFGPETSTANRAMIGGMVGNNSCGLHSIVWGSVRDHLIEAKVILSDGSEVVFNAKNDIQTISDNPLESKIYQSVIELLSQEGNKKLIRDNYPKASVTRRNNGYALDSLLHMQPFKTDGQPFNLCRLLAGSEGTLAFITEVKIGLLDLPPAETALICIHCSSIQEALTANMLALKHKPMASELVDKFIMDFTINHPEYHKNRFFIEGDPEAILMVEFMEPTKEAINARCEQLIALLKAEGAGYAYPILYNKDTNYGWEVRKAGLGLLRNISGDKQPVNLIEDCAVAPEDLPAYIADLQELLARHNTSASYYAHAGAGELHVEPVLDLKSPEGVTLFRKIIEETVELVKKYNGSLSGEHGDGRLRGEFIPSLLGGETYELLKQIKQIFDPNQVFNAGKITGAPKLEANLRFKIGDQPTPKKTTFDFSGKGGILKLAEKCSGSGDCRKSEITGGVMCPSYMATRREKDTTRARANVLRQFLSNEQDTQPFNHHEIKEVMDLCLSCKGCKAECPSSVDVAKMKAEFLQHYYDHNGVPFRAKLIGNFTRQMQLASWAPRVFNFIYGTRFLSRMANNLVGFHPDRTIPHLSPVTLRSWHKKRSKSTQQPRKVHLFCDEFTNYNDTEIGKKAILLLEALGYEVIIPDHTESGRTWLSKGLVKKAAVIANKNISQLAGVITADAPLIGIEPSAILTFRDEYIDLAETVNFESALKLSKNAYTIEEFLSREASRGMISAGSFTSDEKEVVIHGHCFQKALSTQKSIVDTLSIPANYKTVLIPSGCCGMAGSFGYEKEHYEVSQQIGELVLFPTIRKLSTDTIIAASGTSCRHQIKDGVQKHALHPVEVLWDALLEKSWTAQPDTIN; this is encoded by the coding sequence ATGTTAACATTCTTTCAATCTATTGCCCATAAGTTCAGCGGCGAATTGTATTATGATGGTTCGGCACTACACCAAACGCAACTGCTGGCCTACTCTACAGATGCCTCGGTTTATCAGGAAAAGCCATTAGCCGTAGCCTTGCCAAAAAACAATGCCGATGTTAAATTACTGATCAATCTGGCATTACAGCATAACCTGACGCTGATACCCCGCGCCGCCGGTACCTCATTGGCCGGGCAGGTGGTTGGCAATGGCATTGTGGTTGATATCTCTAAATATTTTAACCAGGTTGTTGAAATAAATAAGGAAGAAAAATGGGTAAGAGTGCAACCTGGTGTTATACGCGATGACCTGAACCATTATTTAAAGCCCCATGGCCTGATGTTTGGTCCTGAAACATCAACCGCCAACCGTGCTATGATAGGGGGTATGGTGGGCAATAACTCCTGCGGGCTGCACAGTATTGTTTGGGGCTCGGTACGCGATCATTTAATAGAAGCGAAAGTAATATTAAGTGATGGTAGCGAGGTAGTATTTAACGCGAAGAATGATATACAAACGATATCAGATAACCCACTCGAAAGCAAAATTTATCAATCGGTAATTGAACTGCTTTCGCAGGAAGGCAATAAAAAACTGATACGGGATAATTACCCTAAAGCCAGTGTTACCCGTCGTAATAATGGCTACGCGTTAGACAGTTTGTTGCATATGCAGCCGTTTAAAACAGACGGTCAGCCATTTAACTTGTGCCGGTTACTGGCCGGTTCAGAAGGCACACTGGCATTTATTACTGAAGTTAAGATTGGTTTGCTTGATCTGCCCCCCGCAGAAACCGCCCTGATCTGTATCCATTGCAGTTCTATCCAGGAAGCTTTAACAGCTAACATGCTGGCGCTTAAACACAAGCCAATGGCTTCGGAACTGGTGGATAAATTCATTATGGATTTTACCATCAACCATCCGGAATATCACAAAAACCGGTTTTTTATAGAAGGCGACCCGGAGGCAATTTTAATGGTGGAGTTTATGGAGCCTACCAAAGAAGCCATTAACGCGCGGTGCGAGCAACTGATAGCGCTGTTAAAAGCGGAAGGAGCGGGCTATGCTTACCCTATATTGTATAATAAGGACACAAATTATGGATGGGAAGTGCGCAAGGCGGGTTTGGGCTTATTACGCAATATCAGCGGCGATAAGCAGCCTGTGAACCTGATTGAAGATTGTGCCGTAGCGCCGGAAGACCTGCCCGCATACATTGCCGACCTGCAGGAGTTATTGGCACGCCATAATACCAGTGCATCGTACTATGCTCATGCCGGCGCGGGCGAATTGCATGTGGAGCCAGTGTTGGATCTAAAAAGCCCCGAAGGCGTAACGCTGTTCCGCAAAATAATAGAAGAAACTGTTGAACTGGTTAAGAAATATAATGGTTCGCTGTCTGGTGAGCATGGCGATGGACGCTTGAGGGGCGAGTTTATCCCATCGTTATTAGGTGGGGAAACGTATGAGTTGCTAAAGCAGATCAAACAGATATTTGACCCTAACCAGGTGTTTAATGCGGGGAAAATAACCGGCGCGCCAAAACTGGAAGCTAACCTGCGTTTTAAAATCGGCGACCAGCCAACCCCTAAAAAAACCACCTTTGATTTTTCAGGAAAAGGCGGGATTTTAAAACTGGCCGAAAAATGTTCAGGTTCAGGCGATTGCCGGAAAAGTGAAATAACAGGCGGCGTAATGTGCCCCAGCTATATGGCTACCCGTCGTGAAAAGGATACCACCCGTGCACGTGCCAATGTGCTGCGCCAGTTTTTAAGTAACGAGCAGGACACACAACCGTTCAACCATCACGAAATTAAAGAAGTAATGGACCTTTGCCTTAGCTGCAAAGGGTGCAAGGCAGAATGCCCATCGAGCGTGGACGTAGCTAAAATGAAAGCGGAATTCCTGCAACATTATTATGATCATAACGGTGTGCCTTTCCGCGCCAAACTAATAGGGAATTTTACCCGGCAAATGCAGCTGGCATCGTGGGCCCCCCGGGTATTTAACTTTATTTATGGTACCCGTTTTTTAAGCCGCATGGCTAATAACCTGGTCGGTTTTCATCCTGATCGGACTATTCCGCATTTAAGCCCTGTTACCCTGCGCAGCTGGCATAAAAAACGTAGTAAATCTACGCAGCAACCACGCAAAGTGCATTTGTTTTGCGATGAATTTACCAACTATAACGATACCGAAATAGGCAAAAAAGCCATTTTATTACTGGAAGCGCTCGGTTATGAAGTTATCATCCCGGATCATACAGAAAGCGGCCGTACCTGGTTATCCAAAGGGCTTGTGAAAAAAGCGGCCGTTATTGCCAACAAAAATATTAGTCAGTTAGCCGGAGTAATAACCGCTGATGCCCCTTTAATAGGTATCGAACCATCGGCCATACTAACCTTTCGGGATGAATATATTGACCTAGCCGAAACCGTAAACTTTGAAAGCGCACTAAAACTATCTAAAAACGCTTATACTATTGAAGAGTTTTTAAGCCGTGAAGCCAGCCGGGGGATGATTAGTGCCGGAAGCTTCACATCAGATGAGAAAGAAGTAGTAATCCATGGCCATTGTTTTCAGAAAGCCTTATCAACTCAAAAAAGTATTGTGGATACCCTAAGCATTCCGGCCAATTATAAAACAGTACTGATCCCATCAGGGTGCTGCGGCATGGCCGGATCGTTCGGTTATGAGAAAGAGCATTACGAAGTATCGCAGCAAATTGGCGAACTGGTGCTTTTCCCCACTATACGCAAACTATCAACCGATACAATTATCGCGGCTTCAGGTACATCATGCAGGCATCAAATAAAAGATGGGGTACAAAAACATGCCCTACATCCGGTTGAAGTACTTTGGGATGCTTTGTTAGAAAAAAGCTGGACGGCTCAACCTGATACTATTAATTAA
- a CDS encoding cupin domain-containing protein gives MKRLILFTLVLFATQLKAQQTPIPSGVFHWADVPVTKNDGREGRKIIQGSTAELAYLDIHATTQLKGAAPRPPHAQTETEEFIFIKEGTAKFTIGQNSQVLGTGSLVLIPPHEMQAIQNVGDTPLTYYVFGLRAKQPADMERSAKAGGILFINADTLKYNTTKLGGRINYLNRPTATLSNLEMHMTELKGKGPAHAPHTHVDTELTLVLEGETEMIIKDKTYKAVAGDIYLMNSNELHGISNSQDKPCKYLAIRWK, from the coding sequence ATGAAAAGATTAATCCTGTTTACCCTGGTACTTTTTGCCACGCAATTAAAAGCCCAGCAAACCCCAATCCCATCCGGTGTTTTCCATTGGGCAGATGTACCTGTTACAAAAAACGACGGCCGGGAGGGACGCAAAATAATACAGGGATCGACAGCTGAATTGGCTTATTTAGACATACACGCCACTACCCAATTAAAAGGCGCCGCACCGCGCCCACCGCATGCACAAACAGAAACAGAGGAATTTATATTTATAAAGGAAGGCACAGCGAAATTTACTATCGGTCAAAATAGTCAGGTTTTAGGAACGGGCAGCCTGGTATTGATCCCTCCGCATGAAATGCAGGCCATACAAAACGTTGGCGATACCCCGCTCACCTATTATGTATTTGGATTACGCGCTAAACAACCGGCGGATATGGAACGCTCGGCAAAAGCCGGGGGCATATTATTTATTAATGCTGATACGCTGAAATACAACACTACTAAACTTGGCGGCCGGATAAACTATCTGAACAGGCCTACAGCTACACTAAGCAACCTTGAGATGCATATGACGGAATTAAAAGGCAAAGGTCCTGCCCATGCCCCGCATACACATGTAGACACAGAGCTGACCCTGGTGTTGGAAGGTGAAACAGAAATGATTATTAAAGACAAAACTTACAAAGCAGTGGCAGGCGATATTTATTTAATGAACAGTAACGAATTGCATGGCATAAGCAATAGCCAGGATAAGCCCTGTAAATACTTAGCCATCCGATGGAAATAA
- a CDS encoding GNAT family N-acetyltransferase has product MTYKKITRAFNELSVTELYELLRLRSEVFVVEQNCVFLDMDNKDQQCHHVLLYNDTQLAAYARVLPPGLSYKEASIGRIITSLAVRGTGAGKVLTTYAIEESRRLYGNGPIRIGAQVYAMKFYAQLGFKADGEIYDEDGIDHIEMVLT; this is encoded by the coding sequence ATGACTTATAAAAAGATCACCAGGGCATTTAACGAACTATCTGTAACCGAACTATATGAATTACTGCGCTTACGTAGTGAAGTATTTGTGGTTGAGCAGAACTGCGTTTTTCTGGATATGGATAATAAAGATCAGCAATGCCATCATGTTTTGTTATATAACGATACGCAACTGGCGGCCTACGCCCGAGTGCTGCCGCCCGGACTATCTTACAAGGAAGCATCCATTGGAAGGATCATCACCAGTCTTGCCGTGCGGGGGACAGGGGCAGGAAAGGTGCTGACGACGTATGCCATTGAAGAATCGCGCCGGTTGTACGGTAACGGCCCTATACGCATAGGCGCACAGGTTTATGCAATGAAATTTTACGCCCAGTTAGGCTTTAAGGCCGATGGCGAGATCTATGACGAAGATGGAATAGACCATATTGAAATGGTATTGACATAA
- a CDS encoding alpha-galactosidase, with amino-acid sequence MRFTKIINILCLVLPCLTAMGQHPKKQDVVVELANPKGWMIKTRSSVYQLYITSANAVKPVFYGSREQAENVVKNPLWFEGIDEVPVRGNYPFKTSALEVIFDDNVREAELTYVKGEVVTIDGRYTLKITQKDKYYPLEVTSYIRVLPEFDILEKWVVAKNTGARGNIKIENMLSGSIVLPADEYKLTHLAGKQMNEFQQQETLLTPGLKIEQNKAFKANFNPPWFMVRPQNAAKDTGPAWFGSLHYSGNWQLMFDKSIDGNVQILGGINFWDTSWQLKPGETFETPKFSVGYTNGGPDGAAQSLADYIRKTILPEKHRNELRPVLYNSWEATFYAVNEEQQLELAKRAKDIGIELFVIDDGWFKGRVSSTTGLGDWEVDKTKFPNGLGPLIKKINDMGMDFGIWIEPESAVPNSDVYRAHPDWMFDMPKNRKAADTRRYLNLAKEEVYQYLLQKLTRLLQDHNIKFVKWDQNSYLSETGWKDAPVDMQREVRIRFINNVYRLVDELKKRFPNVWFESCASGGGRVDLGMLSRMDQAWVSDDTSPLDRIFMQYGYLGALPANTMVSWVTGNTFHQPTSFNFKFDVSMAGVLAVGDDLRKWTEADKVVAAKKIAEYKVIRPLIQQGRVYRLVSPFEENRCALQYQDEKTTASAIICYNLAEYLQGSQYGSRAATTLKLKGLKVDQMYSVQKIEERDKEGVTYRGDYLMNIGIAWPVKGSNTGQVLLISPK; translated from the coding sequence ATGCGATTTACTAAAATTATAAATATCCTTTGTTTGGTGCTGCCGTGCTTAACCGCAATGGGGCAACATCCTAAAAAACAGGATGTAGTGGTTGAATTAGCTAACCCCAAAGGTTGGATGATCAAAACCCGCTCGTCGGTATATCAGTTGTACATCACCTCTGCAAATGCAGTTAAACCTGTATTCTATGGCTCACGCGAGCAAGCTGAAAACGTAGTGAAAAACCCGCTATGGTTTGAAGGTATAGATGAAGTACCAGTTAGGGGAAACTATCCATTTAAAACATCTGCCCTGGAAGTGATTTTTGATGACAATGTGCGGGAGGCCGAACTAACTTATGTAAAAGGAGAGGTAGTTACTATTGACGGGCGGTATACACTCAAGATAACACAAAAAGACAAATATTATCCGCTTGAGGTAACCTCCTACATCCGCGTATTGCCCGAATTTGATATTCTTGAAAAATGGGTGGTTGCTAAGAATACAGGCGCCAGGGGCAATATCAAAATTGAAAATATGCTTTCGGGCAGTATTGTTTTACCGGCAGATGAGTATAAGCTCACCCACTTAGCCGGCAAGCAAATGAATGAATTTCAGCAACAGGAAACGCTGCTTACCCCAGGTTTAAAAATTGAACAAAATAAGGCGTTTAAAGCTAATTTTAACCCGCCATGGTTTATGGTGCGCCCGCAAAATGCCGCTAAAGATACCGGGCCGGCCTGGTTTGGCTCGCTGCATTATAGCGGTAACTGGCAACTGATGTTCGATAAGTCTATTGACGGAAATGTGCAGATTTTAGGGGGGATCAACTTTTGGGATACCTCGTGGCAATTAAAACCCGGCGAAACATTTGAAACCCCCAAGTTTTCGGTAGGGTATACTAACGGCGGACCAGATGGTGCCGCCCAAAGCCTGGCAGACTATATCAGGAAAACTATACTGCCCGAAAAACACAGGAATGAGTTACGCCCGGTTTTATATAACAGTTGGGAAGCTACATTTTATGCGGTGAACGAGGAGCAGCAATTAGAATTAGCGAAACGTGCAAAAGATATTGGTATTGAATTATTTGTAATTGATGATGGCTGGTTTAAAGGCCGCGTAAGTTCAACAACAGGCCTTGGCGATTGGGAGGTTGATAAGACAAAGTTCCCTAATGGGTTAGGGCCATTAATTAAAAAAATTAATGATATGGGCATGGATTTCGGTATCTGGATTGAACCGGAAAGCGCGGTACCTAACAGCGATGTATACCGGGCCCATCCCGATTGGATGTTCGATATGCCTAAAAACCGGAAAGCGGCCGATACGCGCCGTTATTTAAACCTGGCTAAAGAAGAAGTGTACCAATATCTGCTTCAAAAACTAACAAGGCTTTTGCAGGACCATAATATCAAATTTGTGAAGTGGGACCAAAATAGCTATCTATCTGAAACCGGCTGGAAGGATGCCCCCGTTGATATGCAGCGCGAAGTGCGTATCAGGTTTATAAATAATGTATACCGGTTGGTTGACGAGTTAAAAAAGCGGTTCCCAAATGTATGGTTTGAATCGTGTGCGAGCGGAGGCGGAAGGGTTGATCTGGGTATGCTTTCCCGCATGGACCAGGCTTGGGTAAGCGATGATACCAGTCCGCTCGACCGTATTTTTATGCAATATGGTTATCTGGGTGCTTTACCGGCTAATACCATGGTTTCGTGGGTAACCGGCAATACTTTCCACCAGCCAACATCCTTTAATTTCAAATTTGATGTGTCGATGGCAGGCGTATTGGCTGTAGGCGACGACCTGCGTAAATGGACTGAGGCAGATAAGGTAGTTGCTGCAAAAAAGATAGCCGAGTATAAAGTGATCAGGCCGTTGATACAACAGGGCAGAGTTTACCGCCTGGTATCTCCGTTTGAAGAAAACAGGTGCGCCTTGCAGTATCAGGATGAAAAAACTACAGCGTCCGCAATCATTTGCTATAACCTGGCCGAATATCTTCAGGGCAGTCAATATGGTTCGCGTGCCGCCACTACGTTAAAATTAAAAGGCCTAAAAGTCGACCAAATGTACAGTGTGCAAAAAATTGAAGAGCGGGATAAAGAGGGCGTTACCTACCGGGGCGATTACCTGATGAATATAGGTATTGCCTGGCCTGTTAAAGGTTCAAATACCGGGCAGGTGCTTTTAATCAGCCCTAAATAG